A DNA window from Macadamia integrifolia cultivar HAES 741 chromosome 4, SCU_Mint_v3, whole genome shotgun sequence contains the following coding sequences:
- the LOC122075794 gene encoding protein PLASTID REDOX INSENSITIVE 2, chloroplastic, giving the protein MRSLLGFYHVFLQKTDKGHNSLGRHRKRGMAGNKALALSVAPLILGEYSTSFPSSSSSPLSFSYHYNSSSSASGFGVTAPFICRSCTTAFGHPSSVPLLRKNIAAAPSLLFSFSSRKQICRAAEYTFPDPIPEFAESETEKFRTHLHKKLSKKSIFGDSVEEVTEICSEIFNTFLHTEYGGPGTLLVTPFIDMADTLNERGLPGAPQAARAAVVWAQEHVDKDWNEWTGGDAN; this is encoded by the exons ATGAGGAGCCTTCTAGGCTTCTACCATGTGTTCTTGCAAAAGACGGATAAGGGCCATAACTCATTAGGGAGACACAGAAAGAGAGGGATGGCGGGTAACAAAGCTTTAGCTTTATCCGTTGCTCCTCTCATCCTCGGTGAATATTCAACCTCCTTTCCTTCGTCTTCTTCGTCACCTCTTTCCTTTTCATATCATTACAACTCTTCCTCTTCTGCTTCTGGTTTCGGTGTTACTGCTCCTTTTATTTGTCGGTCTTGCACCACTGCATTTGGTCACCCTTCCTCTGTTCCTTTATTGCGTAAGAACATAGCAGCAgcaccttctcttcttttctccttttcttccagAAAGCAGATTTGCAGGGCAGCGGAGTACACATTTCCAGACCCCATTCCCGAATTTGCCGAATCC GAAACAGAGAAGTTTCGAACCCATCTTCATAAGAAGCTGTCAAAGAAGTCCATTTTTGGAGATTCTGTAGAAGAAGTTACAGAAATCTGCTCGGAG ATATTCAACACTTTCTTGCACACTGAATATGGAGGTCCTGGAACCCTGTTAGTCACCCCTTTCATTGACATGGCTGATACTCTGAACGAAAGAGGGCTGCCTGGGGCTCCACAAGCTGCACGTGCAGCAGTAGTATGGGCACAAGAACATGTTGACAAGGACTGGAATGAATGGACAGGTGGGGATGCCAATTAA